In the genome of Sebastes umbrosus isolate fSebUmb1 chromosome 14, fSebUmb1.pri, whole genome shotgun sequence, one region contains:
- the LOC119501619 gene encoding zinc finger protein 382-like — MMCDTTNRSFRAQLAAVLDKLTKAALVEIGSLADECSSVLHTEISLHKTENEALKKRCYLLEVQLRAAREQHTYPGHVNSISRRHPAEQQQPAPAIDGVFGKDWCMDLWREEKLPSQRKETVEPAAMTSMGPQAIDLMEREPDLIFVKEEIYDDHPIGQHMRLTDNRKIVGIFDEDSMLHRSVDELQLHSGELNNFPMTADSQALQRTQPTIMDKLIDDATMSTLVDNTHPPSVTADYSTDYTNSMHMNATKELMIQSKTVKPIKRFECLFCGKLFNYLSSLKVHIRRHSGEKPFSCTVCGKRFAQKTYLKLHQRVHSGEKPYSCPDCGKSFSQKSSLNIHLRTHTGEKPYSCVDCGKCYAYKYGLNHHQCFN, encoded by the exons ATGATGTGCGACACCACGAACCGGAGCTTTCGGGCGCAGCTAGCCGCCGTCCTGGACAAGCTAACGAAGGCTGCTCTGGTGGAGATAGGCAGCCTGGCTGATGAATGCTCCTCCGTCCTTCACACCGAGATCTCGCTGCACAAGACAGAGAACGAGGCGCTGAAGAAGAGGTGTTACCTGCTGGAGGTCCAGCTGAGAGCGGCCAGGGAGCAGCACACCTACCCGGGACATGTCAACAGTATCAGCCGCAGACACCCAGCAG aacagcagcagcctgcTCCAGCCATCGATGGAGTTTTTGGGAAGGACTGGTGCATGGATCTGTGGAGAGAAGAGAAACTCCCCTCTCAAAGGAAAGAGACGGTGGAGCCTGCTGCTATGACGAGCATGGGGCCGCAG GCAATAGACCTAATGGAGAGAGAGCCTGATCTCATCTTTGTCAAGGAGGAGATATATGATGACCATCCTATTGGCCAGCACATGAGGCTCACAGATAACAGAAAAA TTGTTGGGATTTTTGACGAGGACAGCATgcttcacagatctgtcgatgaGCTGCAGCTTCACTCCGGGGAGTTAAATAACTTCCCCATGACGGCCGACAGTCAAGCACTACAACGCACTCAGCCAACAATTATGGACAAGCTGATAGACGACGCAACAATGAGCACTCTGGTTGACAACACACATCCTCCCTCAGTCACCGCCGACTACTCTACAGACTACACGAACAGTATGCACATGAATGCAACCAAAGAACTCATGATTCAGTCAAAAACTGTGAAGCCGATTAAGCGGTTCGAGTGCTTATTCTGTGGGAAACTATTCAACTATTTGAGCAGTTTGAAAGTCCACATCCGGCGACACTCTGGCGAGAAGCCGTTCAGTTGCACGGTCTGCGGGAAGCGGTTTGCTCAGAAAACGTACCTGAAGCTGCACCAGCGCGTGCACTCGGGGGAGAAGCCCTACAGCTGTCCAGACTGTGGCAAGAGCTTCTCCCAGAAGAGCTCTCTAAACATACATCTGCGAACACACACTGGCGAAAAGCCTTACAGCTGTGTGGATTGTGGGAAATGTTATGCATACAAGTATGGTTTAAATCACCACCAGTGTTTCAATTGA
- the LOC119501618 gene encoding zinc finger protein 227-like: protein MSTVFSFQTQLVSIMDALSKTAVMEISKLVEIESKMLKIEITRGRNEISSLSEKLQLMEKLLYIAQGGRQLQLQEDAAAAAACSVVEDEILEPDRTRPVIKSESPWESSSTEMSKWHHLQGEEHAIVELQLKEQPELIVVKEEPSEVDNRDCEHDRTSENRRGAFTDTQKSPEVMQCPKHVADRQQPLFIDSFVTMSSQPSLAGPGRRETQWNPQLTPAHTNLVAGKNLAQNVASQGLSVLRNMKLHNLRNSAAKRFGCLQCGKSFRCFSQLEIHQRSHTGEKPFRCTLCGKRYAQKGHLYTHQRTHTGEKPYRCPICGKGFIQKCTLDMHQRTHTGEKPFVCIKCGKGFTKNCNLKKHLAVHLDPSLNMYGSESSVPTFSGTFINGNT, encoded by the exons atGTCGACAGTCTTCTCTTTCCAGACGCAGCTCGTCTCCATCATGGACGCGTTATCCAAAACAGCTGTGATGGAAATCAGCAAACTGGTGGAGATCGAGTCGAAGATGCTGAAGATTGAAATAACTCGAGGGCGGAACGAGATCTCCTCGCTGTCAGAGAAACTGCAGCTGATGGAGAAACTGCTTTATATCGCTCAAGgaggcagacagctgcagcttcaggaggacgcagcagcagcagcagcatgctcGGTGGTGGAGGACGAGATACTGGAGCCTGACAGGACGAGACCTGTTATAAAAAG TGAAAGTCCATGGGAAAGTTCCTCCACTGAGATGAGCAAGTGGCATCATCTTCAAGGTGAAGAGCATGCCATAGTTGAA CTCCAACTGAAAGAGCAGCCTGAGCTTATAGTGGTGAAGGAGGAGCCATCAGAGGTGGACAACAGAGACTGTGAACATGATAGGACAAGTGAAAATA GAAGGGGAGCATTCACAGACACCCAGAAGAGTCCAGAAGTGATGCAGTGTCCCAAACACGTCGCAGATCGTCAGCAGCCTCTGTTTATCGACAGCTTCGTGACCATGAGCAGCCAGCCGTCCCTCGCCGGACCAGGGAGGAGGGAGACACAGTGGAACCCACAGCTCACACCCGCACACACAAACCTAGTGGCTGGGAAAAACCTGGCTCAAAACGTCGCCTCCCAAGGCTTAAGTGTGCTCAGGAATATGAAGCTTCACAACTTGAGGAACTCGGCCGCTAAGAGGTTCGGCTGCTTACAGTGCGGCAAGAGCTTCAGATGCTTCAGCCAGCTTGAAATACACCAGAGGAGTCACACGGGAGAGAAACCGTTCAGGTGCACTCTGTGTGGAAAGAGATACGCACAAAAGGGGCATCTGTACACACACCAGCGTACACACACCGGGGAGAAGCCCTACCGCTGTCCTATTTGTGGAAAGGGCTTTATTCAGAAATGCACTCTCGACATGCATCAGCGTACACACACCGGAGAAAAACCTTTTGTTTGTATTAAATGTGGCAAGGGCTTCACTAAGaactgtaatctgaaaaaacacCTCGCAGTCCATCTAGATCCTAGTTTGAACATGTACGGGAGTGAATCAAGTGTACCGACATTTAGTGGGACGTTCATAAATGGAAACACATAA
- the colgalt1a gene encoding procollagen galactosyltransferase 1 → MAGLCCLLPAALLALLLAGCSPPVRGYFAEERWSPESPLLAPRLFLALICRNSEHSLPYFLGTIERLNYPKDRMALWVATDHNKDNTTVILRDWLVKMQSLYHYVEWRPQEEPKLYRDEDGPKQWTDLRYEHVMKLRQVALESAREMWADYYMLADCDNLLTNPDVLWKLMNENKTIIAPMLDSRAAYSNFWCGMTSQGYYKRTPAYLPIRKQVRKGCFAVPMVHSTFLIDLRKEASRQLAFHPPHTEYSWAFDDIIVFAYSARMADVQMFVCNKETYGYFPVPLRSHNTLQDEADSFLHTVLEVNVRNPPVMPSKYVRVPKKQPDKLGFDEVFMINLQRRTDRRERMLMALQEQEITCKVIAAVDGKATNMSDIQSMGIHMLPGYNDPYHGRPLTKGELGCFLSHYNIWKEIVERRLETSLVIEDDLRFEIFFKRRLKNLMREVEEEGLDWDLIYIGRKRMQVDHPEKAVPNIHNIVEADYSYWTLGYMISLQGAEKLLKAEPLKRILPVDEFLPIMYNKHPVSDYMKEFETRDLKAFSAEPLLVYPTHYTGDKGYISDTETSTVWDNEKVRTDWDRARSGKTGEQAEISSEAKNSDVLQSPLDSTARDEL, encoded by the exons ATGGCCGGGCTCTGCTGCCTCCTCCCCGCCGCCCTGCTCGCCCTGCTGCTGGCCGGCTGCAGCCCTCCTGTTCGGGGGTATTTCGCAGAGGAGCGCTGGAGCCCCGAGTCTCCTCTGCTCGCTCCGCGGCTCTTCCTCGCTCTCATCTGCAGGAACTCCGAGCACTCTCTGCCTTATTTCCTCGGTACTATTGAGCGCCTCAACTACCCCAAGGACCGGATGGCTTTATG GGTGGCGACGGATCATAACAAGGACAACACCACGGTCATTCTGCGGGACTGGCTCGTCAAGATGCAGAGTCTCTACCACTATGTGGAGTGGAGGCCGCAAGAGGAGCCCAA ACTTTACCGGGATGAAGACGGTCCGAAGCAGTGGACAGACCTCCGCTATGAGCATGTCATGAAGCTTCGGCAAGTGGCGCTGGAGTCAGCTCGTGAGATGTGGGCGGACTACTATATG TTGGCGGACTGTGATAACCTCCTCACCAACCCCGATGTGCTCTGGAAGCTCATGAACGAGAACAAGACCATCATTGCTCCAATGCTCGACTCCCGTGCAGCCTATTCAAACTTCTGGTGTGGAATGACCTCCCAG GGCTACTATAAGCGCACTCCTGCCTACTTACCTATAAGAAAGCAGGTGCGCAAGGGCTGTTTCGCAGTCCCCATGGTGCACTCCACCTTCCTGATAGACCTCAGGAAAGAGGCGTCCCGGCAGCTGGCCTTTCACCCGCCACACACAGAATACAGCTGGGCTTTCGATGACATCATTGTGTTTGCGTACTCTGCTCGGATGGCAG ATGTTCAAATGTTTGTATGTAACAAAGAGACCTATGGCTACTTCCCTGTGCCACTGCGATCCCACAATACTTTGCAAGACGAAGCTGACAGCTTCTTGCACACCGTGCTGGAGGTTAACG TGCGAAATCCCCCAGTGATGCCTTCCAAATACGTACGTGTTCCTAAAAAACAACCCGACAAACTGGGCTTTGATGAG GTGTTCATGATAAACCTACAGAGGCGGACTGACCGCCGAGAGCGGATGCTGATGGCGCTACAGGAGCAGGAGATTACTTGTAAGGTCATCGCAGCTGTAGATGGAAA AGCGACGAATATGAGTGACATTCAGTCAATGGGCATCCACATGCTCCCTGGATACAACGACCCCTATCATGGTCGCCCACTGACGAAGGGAGAGCTGGGATGCTTCCTTTCCCACTACAACATCTGGAAAGAG ATTGTGGAGCGACGCCTGGAAACCTCCCTGGTGATCGAGGACGACCTGCGCTTCGAGATCTTCTTCAAACGGCGCTTGAAGAACTTGatgagggaggtggaggaggaaggactgGACTGGGATCTCAT TTATATCGGTCGGAAGAGAATGCAGGTGGATCACCCGGAGAAAGCGGTTCCTAATATACACAACATAGTGGAGGCGGACTATTCGTATTGGACTCTAGGCTATATGATATCACTACAAGGTGCAGAGAAGCTTTTGAAAGCAGAACCACTTAAGAGGATTTTGCCAGTGGACGAGTTTCTTCCCATCATGTACAATAAACACCCTGT GTCTGATTACATGAAAGAGTTTGAAACCAGGGACCTGAAGGCGTTTTCAGCCGAGCCTCTTCTCGTGTATCCAACTCATTACACGGGCGACAAAGGCTACATCAGCGACACGGAGACCTCCACAGTGTGGGACAATGAGAAGGTCCGTACAGACTGGGACAGAGCGCGCTCAGGAAAAACTGGCGAGCAGGCCGAGATCAGCTCCGAGGCCAAGAACTCAGACGTGCTCCAGTCGCCTTTGGACAGTACGGCACGGGACGAGCTATGA
- the pgls gene encoding 6-phosphogluconolactonase — MTCQNGSYISLMAGRRVVVFPSSAELGPVLAQLVTSRAEKAIASRGRFTLGLSGGSLVSMLGKELPARSGLDCSKWVVGFCDERLVSFDDPESTYGLYKTQLFSKVNIPDSGILTIDSSLPVSECAEDYTRKLKETFPDDGVPVFDLLLLGMGPDGHTCSLFPDHPLLEETEKIVAPISDSPKPPPQRVTMTYPVVNSARCVAFVSTGGSKAPVLKEVLEGREDPAFPAARVVPTNGELFWLVDDPAAASLTIQVERLSSGAKL, encoded by the exons atgacatgtcaaaatggcagCT acatttctctAATGGCTGGCAGAAGAGTCGTGGTATTCCCCTCCTCAGCGGAGCTCGGCCCGGTGCTGGCCCAGCTGGTGACCTCTCGAGCTGAGAAGGCCATCGCCTCTCGTGGCAGGTTTACCCTGGGTCTCTCTGGAGGAAGCCTTGTGTCCATGCTCGGCAAAGAGCTGCCCGCCCGGTCAGGGCTGGACTGCAGCAAGTGGGTGGTTGGTTTCTGTGACGAGCGACTGGTTTCCTTCGATGACCCTGAGAGCACCTATGGGCTGTACAAG ACTCAGTTGTTTTCCAAGGTCAACATCCCGGACAGTGGGATCTTAACCATCGACTCCTCTCTGCCAGTCAGCGAGTGTGCTGAGGATTATACCCGCAAGCTGAAGGAG ACGTTCCCAGACGACGGCGTCCCAGTGTTTGACCTGTTACTGCTGGGTATGGGGCCTGATGGACACACCTGCTCCCTCTTCCCAGACCATCCTCTCCTGGAG GAAACCGAGAAGATTGTGGCCCCCATCAGCGACTCTCCAAAACCACCGCCTCAGCGTGTAACTATGACCTATCCGGTGGTGAACTCTGCACGCTGTGTGGCTTTTGTGTCAACAGGAGGAAGCAAAGCACCCGTTTTGAAG GAAGTACTGGAGGGAAGAGAGGATCCAGCATTTCCAGCAGCCCGCGTCGTCCCAACTAACGGCGAGCTGTTCTGGCTTGTTGATGACCCCGCAGCTGCCTCCTTAACTATCCAGGTAGAGCGGCTGAGTTCAGGGGCCAAACTCTAG